Proteins found in one Clostridiales bacterium genomic segment:
- the ispE gene encoding 4-(cytidine 5'-diphospho)-2-C-methyl-D-erythritol kinase: MKLHAYAKINLSLIVTGKQDPYHLLDSIMLSCKDLKDTVKIKKAKKDSIKFFGRFADIDKDINTVKRTIELFKENGFDIPPLRVKIKKRIPVMAGLGGSSADAACAIKILCKMLGLDIDSPKIQNIAKTIGSDAPYMLNFKACKVTGMGQKIQILENNCKLKAVIAMNYPMSTRQCFEAFDRLNLKGSNAAINDTIIKALKDNNFALLKDNLINDLEEAANFINPKIQSAKRLLIEAGAEYVGMTGSGGAYFALTPKKSIQNKIYRSLKGKAKYLFKTDIF, encoded by the coding sequence ATGAAACTTCACGCTTACGCTAAGATTAATTTAAGTTTGATTGTTACGGGCAAACAAGACCCATATCACCTTTTGGATTCCATAATGCTAAGCTGCAAAGACCTAAAAGATACCGTAAAAATAAAAAAAGCCAAAAAAGACAGCATAAAATTTTTTGGACGCTTTGCAGATATTGATAAGGACATTAACACCGTAAAAAGGACCATTGAGCTTTTTAAAGAAAACGGCTTTGACATCCCGCCGCTGCGCGTAAAAATAAAAAAGCGCATTCCCGTTATGGCGGGGCTGGGCGGGTCTTCGGCTGACGCGGCATGCGCGATAAAAATTTTGTGTAAAATGCTCGGCCTTGATATTGACAGCCCAAAAATCCAAAATATCGCAAAGACAATAGGCAGCGACGCGCCCTATATGCTTAATTTTAAAGCCTGCAAAGTAACCGGCATGGGGCAAAAAATACAAATCTTAGAAAATAATTGCAAGCTAAAAGCCGTAATCGCCATGAATTATCCGATGTCAACCAGACAATGTTTTGAAGCGTTTGACAGGCTAAACCTAAAGGGTTCTAACGCCGCTATTAACGATACAATCATTAAGGCCCTAAAAGACAACAATTTCGCGCTGTTAAAAGATAATTTGATTAACGATTTGGAAGAGGCGGCTAATTTTATTAACCCAAAGATACAATCGGCAAAGCGGTTGTTAATAGAGGCTGGCGCCGAGTATGTCGGCATGACGGGTTCGGGAGGGGCGTATTTCGCCCTTACCCCCAAAAAATCCATACAAAACAAAATCTACCGTTCTTTAAAAGGCAAAGCCAAATATTTATTCAAAACCGATATTTTTTAA
- a CDS encoding M23 family metallopeptidase, with the protein MDKKERKGGVAVKRFFKKNLYYILLIVSLLAIGTIVTLALVLSDQKDPKDPGLPTGGGETKMIAPISGDYTIAKDYSSDKHFWFATLGRFKTHLGIDFAAEDGTPVVAVLDGKVEDVDTNNILNGCIVVIKHSDSLTTVYKSLNNVTVKKGDSVKAGDKIGEVSASMGIEKDMGPHLHFEVMVNGKLVNPNDYLTLSSDK; encoded by the coding sequence ATGGATAAGAAAGAAAGAAAAGGCGGAGTCGCTGTAAAAAGGTTTTTCAAAAAAAATCTTTACTATATTTTGCTGATAGTAAGTCTTCTTGCCATAGGGACAATAGTCACATTGGCTTTGGTGCTTAGCGATCAAAAGGACCCTAAAGACCCGGGCTTGCCCACAGGCGGCGGCGAAACCAAAATGATAGCGCCCATAAGCGGAGATTATACGATAGCCAAAGATTATAGCTCGGACAAGCATTTTTGGTTTGCGACCCTAGGACGATTTAAAACACACCTTGGCATAGACTTTGCGGCCGAGGACGGAACGCCCGTAGTGGCTGTTTTGGACGGCAAGGTTGAAGATGTTGACACCAATAATATCCTCAATGGCTGCATTGTCGTGATAAAGCATTCGGATTCTTTGACCACCGTTTATAAGTCGTTAAACAATGTCACGGTCAAAAAAGGCGACAGCGTAAAAGCCGGCGACAAGATAGGCGAAGTATCGGCGTCTATGGGAATAGAAAAAGATATGGGACCGCATCTGCACTTTGAGGTTATGGTCAACGGCAAACTGGTCAATCCCAACGATTATTTGACTTTATCAAGCGACAAATAA
- a CDS encoding DUF2935 domain-containing protein — MTREQYIKNTMELNVFYARIFKEHCVALVSGQKNGDMRILQSLDRYKVHFEMLLSAALESGLNLIEPRLIELNCFITPYTYSLELSTQNACGVSINHRISNLEMEKLAKPQPVAIGRLPFAYERALRLNSDCEEIARGLCELLQNILNEIKKGRIYSCVYPSVYECNILELKRYQKAIEYLRQDKDMDWSDAQAVKIMQTNAEYIRGTLDPYEMQDINKANNFAAEFSQCVSDSQKFLKTNQEFSQFLQDLIEKLMAKKLMTIMLPLTLDNILRQANRNIGLMLAQ, encoded by the coding sequence ATGACAAGAGAGCAATATATAAAAAACACAATGGAACTCAATGTCTTTTACGCCAGGATTTTTAAAGAGCATTGCGTGGCTTTGGTCTCGGGACAAAAAAACGGCGATATGCGCATATTGCAGTCATTGGACAGATACAAGGTCCATTTTGAGATGTTGCTTAGCGCAGCGCTTGAAAGCGGGCTTAACCTTATTGAACCAAGGCTTATTGAGCTCAATTGTTTTATCACCCCTTATACTTACTCTTTGGAACTTAGCACCCAAAACGCTTGCGGCGTGTCCATTAACCACAGAATAAGCAATCTGGAAATGGAAAAACTCGCAAAACCGCAGCCTGTGGCGATAGGGCGGCTGCCGTTTGCTTACGAGCGCGCTTTGCGGCTTAACTCTGACTGCGAGGAAATAGCGCGGGGTTTGTGCGAGCTTTTGCAAAACATCCTTAATGAAATAAAAAAAGGCAGGATATATTCCTGCGTTTATCCTTCGGTGTATGAGTGCAATATCTTAGAACTAAAAAGATACCAAAAAGCCATAGAATATTTAAGACAGGACAAAGATATGGACTGGAGCGACGCCCAAGCCGTCAAGATAATGCAGACCAACGCCGAATATATAAGAGGAACGCTTGACCCTTATGAGATGCAGGATATCAATAAGGCCAATAATTTTGCGGCCGAGTTTTCCCAATGCGTATCAGACAGCCAAAAATTCTTAAAGACCAATCAAGAGTTTTCGCAGTTTTTGCAAGACTTAATAGAAAAGCTTATGGCAAAAAAACTTATGACCATAATGCTGCCTTTGACTTTGGACAATATCTTGCGCCAAGCCAACAGAAATATAGGCTTGATGCTTGCCCAATAA
- a CDS encoding CCA tRNA nucleotidyltransferase, whose protein sequence is MKIPAAFKQWAKSLDFSLYITGGYVRDYIQNNPSYDIDAAGAVSSAQLSALLPKNAKFEIVNPKLDTSVIIIDGVKIEYTPFRTEQYKAGEHTPYSSSFIDDPKIDSLRRDFTCNALYYDIKQDRILDFHNGIQDINNRLLRAVNSPDQVFCHDGLRILRMVRFAAELEYQIDPSTYQSALKHKDNLKDISKERIRQEFDKILIADTKYGMQDAQVRSLRLIAEMGLWEYIIPEMRQTIGLKQKTKHHKYDVYEHLLETVRLAPPNIRLEALLHDIGKPFSQIKYGNMHRHSDIGVEIIKKRLGQKGLKYPNHIVDKAVRMIEAHMFDLNQQTSPFKMRKFIVKNYDILDDFVQLVRVDTLAHGTGKPDRSLRFLEAKDELQRLNLPKSIKELKINGNDIKNAYPDLPSKCIGLVLDRLLDACLRETIKNQKDQLLRHSKTIINRLKSGI, encoded by the coding sequence ATGAAAATACCCGCGGCTTTTAAACAATGGGCTAAAAGCCTTGATTTTTCTTTGTATATCACAGGCGGCTATGTAAGGGATTATATCCAAAATAACCCCTCTTATGACATTGACGCCGCGGGCGCGGTCTCGTCCGCGCAATTATCCGCCTTGCTTCCCAAAAACGCTAAGTTTGAAATTGTCAATCCTAAGCTGGACACCTCCGTAATAATTATTGACGGCGTAAAAATTGAATATACGCCCTTTAGAACCGAACAATACAAAGCAGGCGAGCATACGCCTTATTCGTCAAGCTTTATTGACGATCCCAAGATAGACAGCCTAAGGCGGGATTTTACTTGCAACGCTTTGTATTACGACATTAAGCAAGATCGGATTTTGGATTTTCATAACGGGATCCAAGACATTAATAACAGGCTTTTGCGCGCGGTCAATTCGCCCGACCAAGTTTTTTGCCACGACGGTTTAAGGATTTTGAGAATGGTCCGTTTTGCCGCCGAGCTTGAATACCAAATAGACCCTTCCACTTACCAAAGCGCGCTAAAGCATAAGGACAACCTCAAAGACATCTCCAAAGAAAGAATCCGCCAAGAGTTTGATAAAATCCTAATCGCCGACACAAAATACGGCATGCAAGACGCCCAAGTCCGCAGCTTGCGGCTGATAGCCGAGATGGGACTTTGGGAATACATTATTCCCGAAATGCGCCAAACCATAGGCTTAAAACAAAAAACCAAGCACCATAAATACGACGTGTATGAGCATTTGTTGGAAACGGTAAGGCTGGCCCCGCCCAATATCCGCCTTGAAGCGCTTTTGCACGATATCGGCAAGCCTTTTTCGCAAATAAAATACGGCAATATGCACCGCCATAGCGACATAGGCGTGGAAATCATCAAAAAAAGGCTGGGGCAAAAAGGGCTGAAATATCCCAATCATATCGTAGATAAAGCGGTAAGAATGATTGAAGCGCATATGTTTGACTTAAACCAGCAGACCAGCCCTTTTAAGATGCGAAAGTTTATCGTTAAAAATTACGATATATTGGACGATTTTGTGCAATTGGTGCGGGTGGACACCCTAGCGCACGGCACAGGCAAGCCCGACAGAAGCCTTAGGTTTTTGGAAGCCAAAGACGAATTGCAAAGACTCAATTTGCCCAAGTCCATAAAAGAGTTAAAAATCAATGGCAACGACATAAAAAACGCCTATCCCGATTTGCCGTCAAAATGCATAGGCTTGGTTTTGGACAGGCTTTTGGACGCTTGCCTAAGAGAAACAATCAAAAACCAAAAAGACCAGTTATTGCGGCATAGCAAGACAATTATAAATAGACTAAAAAGCGGGATATAA
- a CDS encoding VanW family protein, whose amino-acid sequence MNNRLKRILIMFLAVLAFWASTCQFLGVLAEINNSPKITIAYGQKSATFYPQKYKAQSKVFTHKYSEQQFYRSGDIKQKINMLKLIKSQGWSSYDAFKFMFAGLNDDIERWLILNVNTPPQNAKLIFRPNNSVKFAIIKEKNGQRADIQKLFDDIYQKMLTSTTVKVTAHTLPILPEITADYLKQETYLRASFSTGYASSSAGRKHNIQLAMKRFNGLVVRHGEIVSFNKVVGPRTAYNGFVEAKIIMGGRYEQGIGGGVCQASTTVYNAALLADMEIISANNHSLRVSYIEPSFDAMVNGSWSDLKFRNNTGRNVYIHSYCAQNRVVVEFYGLKMPYRITRRYKILSRIASPGSDKILDYDGKYSKYVKYKGQTHILQHPKDGMVSEGYLRYYSGDKLLKEVKIRNDRYAPQRGLIVEGVQSPPPPEEQEQKLQESASENNQLFDFSKIFKGFEDILR is encoded by the coding sequence ATGAATAATAGATTAAAGCGTATATTAATAATGTTTTTGGCGGTGCTTGCTTTTTGGGCAAGCACTTGTCAATTTTTGGGCGTTTTGGCAGAAATTAACAATTCGCCCAAAATCACAATCGCTTACGGTCAAAAAAGCGCGACTTTTTATCCGCAAAAATACAAAGCCCAATCCAAAGTCTTTACCCATAAATATTCCGAACAACAATTCTACAGGTCGGGCGACATAAAACAAAAAATCAATATGCTAAAACTGATAAAATCTCAGGGTTGGAGCAGCTATGACGCTTTTAAGTTCATGTTTGCCGGGCTTAACGACGATATTGAAAGGTGGCTGATACTAAATGTCAATACGCCCCCTCAAAACGCAAAATTAATCTTTAGGCCCAATAATAGTGTTAAGTTTGCCATAATAAAAGAAAAAAACGGCCAAAGGGCTGATATCCAAAAATTATTTGACGATATATATCAAAAGATGCTTACCAGCACGACCGTTAAAGTAACCGCGCATACTTTGCCCATTTTACCCGAGATTACAGCGGATTATTTAAAACAAGAAACATACCTTAGGGCCAGTTTTTCCACGGGATACGCGTCTTCTTCGGCGGGCAGAAAACATAACATACAATTGGCGATGAAAAGGTTTAACGGGCTTGTGGTCCGACACGGCGAGATAGTCTCGTTTAACAAAGTGGTAGGCCCAAGGACCGCCTATAACGGCTTTGTGGAAGCCAAAATCATTATGGGCGGCAGATACGAGCAGGGCATAGGCGGCGGGGTCTGCCAAGCCTCAACCACTGTTTATAACGCCGCGCTTTTGGCGGATATGGAAATAATCTCAGCCAATAACCACAGCCTAAGGGTAAGCTATATTGAGCCCTCTTTTGACGCCATGGTAAACGGCAGTTGGAGCGATTTAAAATTTCGCAATAACACCGGCAGGAATGTCTATATACACAGCTATTGCGCGCAAAACAGGGTGGTGGTTGAGTTTTACGGGCTTAAAATGCCGTATAGGATAACAAGGCGGTATAAAATTTTGTCGCGCATAGCCTCGCCCGGAAGCGATAAGATTTTGGACTATGACGGCAAATATTCAAAATATGTCAAATACAAGGGCCAGACGCATATACTTCAGCATCCCAAAGACGGAATGGTATCGGAAGGTTATTTAAGGTATTACAGCGGCGACAAATTACTAAAAGAAGTCAAGATAAGAAACGACCGTTACGCGCCCCAAAGGGGATTGATTGTGGAAGGCGTGCAATCGCCTCCGCCGCCCGAAGAACAAGAACAAAAACTCCAAGAAAGCGCAAGCGAGAACAACCAGTTATTTGACTTTTCCAAGATTTTTAAGGGCTTTGAGGATATCCTGAGATAG
- a CDS encoding PHP domain-containing protein: protein MLSDLHLHSFNSDGEATYSELIQRAKALGLDAVSLTDHDTFGGIKDFLKECKKHNLKAISGIELSAFKDTEIHILGYNIDPEGDNPVNRELSNLSQARVKRIKMILDKLKKLNILVSYDEILKNFKTRSVSRTHIANLMVLKGYVKTKAEAFELYLSPNRPAFVDFYYFDPREAVDIINQSGGVPVLAHPSRLYLDKADLEDLVKRLSDAGLKGIESYYPTHSNDIINFCKKLAKKYNLINTNGSDTHNMYDNLITNFKTERKTIEVLGLR, encoded by the coding sequence TTGTTAAGCGATTTGCATTTGCATAGTTTTAACTCCGACGGGGAGGCGACTTATAGCGAGTTAATCCAAAGGGCCAAAGCGCTCGGGCTTGACGCCGTTTCGTTGACTGACCATGACACTTTTGGCGGGATCAAGGATTTTTTGAAAGAGTGCAAAAAGCATAACCTAAAAGCCATAAGCGGAATCGAATTAAGCGCTTTTAAGGACACAGAAATACATATCTTGGGATATAATATTGACCCCGAAGGCGACAATCCCGTTAACCGCGAGCTAAGCAATTTATCGCAGGCGCGCGTTAAGCGGATTAAGATGATATTGGATAAGCTGAAAAAGCTAAACATCTTGGTTTCATACGACGAGATTTTAAAAAATTTTAAAACCCGTTCGGTTTCCCGCACGCATATAGCCAATCTTATGGTATTAAAAGGCTATGTCAAGACCAAAGCGGAGGCGTTTGAGTTGTATTTAAGCCCCAACCGTCCCGCTTTTGTGGATTTTTATTATTTTGACCCGCGCGAAGCCGTGGATATAATTAACCAAAGCGGCGGCGTGCCCGTGCTGGCGCATCCGTCAAGGCTTTATTTGGACAAGGCCGATTTGGAAGATTTGGTAAAAAGATTGTCCGACGCGGGCCTAAAAGGCATAGAAAGCTATTATCCTACGCATAGTAATGACATTATAAACTTTTGCAAAAAATTAGCCAAAAAATATAATCTTATCAATACAAACGGAAGCGATACGCATAATATGTATGATAACTTAATTACAAATTTTAAGACCGAGCGAAAAACCATAGAAGTTTTGGGGCTGCGATGA